attctttataTCTATTGGCTCTATTATTTTTACACATTCAATCAAATAACATTATCACTTTTTTGAGTTAGTTCTTAAAATATcttcacaaaaatttatatctaGTAATCTAATTCAATGCATGTGTAAAAAGTATTACACTATCAATATGTAAATTAAATGCAAATTGGAAATCATATCCACTACTATTATTAAGAGGATTTGAATCTTCTCATATTTGAATCTAAATGAAGGAGTTATAATGACCATCCTagcattaaatttttttagactccacttacataaattttaatggTGGGAAAGAGATGATCAACAAAACGTCTTCATGTTTAATTTAAACATGATAGGACCCGAGTCATATTGAGAATTTCCATGTTcactacataaaaaaaattgaagaagacTAAAGATTTCAGTCAAATGTTTTTTAATATCTTTTGTTTGGTGCATGCTTTTGAGTATGGGTTTTGCTAACAAATttgttaacaaattaaaaatagaaattttatacTCAACAATACAACTTTTAAACTTCTaaagaattgaaaaaaaaagttttagcATTTGCCTTCGAGTATAGTTTACAATTCAAGTATAATTACTTGGAGATTACTTTGTAGTATATGAATAATACATGAATTTACTAATGTACATTAAATTTGGTACTTTTCATAAATCACTTAATCCCTTACACCACCTACACAATGCAATAATTGTGGTGACCATTAAATTTAGTAAGAGAAATTTTTCTCACTAGATTTAACAGATTTAATATCATATTTGTCCATCTTTGTGAATTGGTTATCAATTATATCATAGACATTACTCATTTAATTTCAAATGCATGTTTTACATTATGAACATAATAGCATTATAATCGTTAACAAACACTAACAGAAAGACGGAGTCTGATTAACATTTTTttgatcttttaaaaatattgttaaagaTAAGAGACTAActtaacacaataaaaaaactTCATTAAGAAAGTTGAGAATTTAATCCTTTATATAATGATGACTAACATAGGGGAACATAGATCATGTCTCATGTTGGCAGctgtttaaaattatttgactaGCACTCTTGAATTGGAAAGTGTAAAGCACGCGCATTACCTGAAAGTGCAATCATTTCTGTTTGGGTAAGCCCGTTATTTGCAAACAGAGAATTAAGCTGGTTCAAATTAAAGCCCGGTTGAGGAAGCCTCCCACTAACATCAGAATCTTTAGATCTTAAACCATCAAATCTTCCCAATTCAACCTCATAGTAAGGTCCACCAGCctaaacattaaaattttcataaatcCAATTAAACAAACTCTTACTTAATCATACtaatcaaaagaaattaaattaaattaaatttcacaTGAATTAATTAGGATTAGAATCAATTCACAAACAAATAGAACAAACCAATGCAATAACATCACGGGTTGCCATAGCTAGAATATCAGCACAAGAAACTTTATTCATGCAAAGAGGAACAGCATCAACAGCTTCTTTGGCTTTGATCACTGTATCAAATCCATCTCCTGCCAATGAAAGATTATCAGGGTGATCCCTCTCTGCTCTGTTATGTGCCGTTGATGATACCAAAATAGAACCATCACAACCCTGTTTAATGTAATATCACAAACATGCACAGCATAAATTAGAGAAGGGTATTCCCTTTTTTATTGGAATTTACTTACTTACCGATCCAATTCTAGATTAGTAGaagtgattaaaaaaaaaagagataaatcaaATGCATGCAATTGAAGTGATTACCTGAACAAAGCAATCGTGGAAGAAGAGACGAAGAGTGGCAGGAACTGTCACAAATGTTTGATGAAATTTCTTTTTGACAGCTTCTCTGACAATGTTTTCAACATTGGGACAGGAATTCGCGTAGTGGTGTCGACTTAGCTGGGAATAAGTAGGACATGGATGAAGACAGAGAGTTAAGAAGAGTAAATAGACAAGTATAAGATTAAGCTGAGACATTTTGCTGTTTTTTGGAGTAGTGGAAGGAGGTAAAGGTAAAGAAGGACTATATAAAATGAATTGTGAGAGTGAATTTATGCTTTAAGTggaaaaaatatgagaaatggGTCACAATGTTACTATGCGGGTTATGAAGTTGTCGGGGTCACGAGACAGATTAGAATCTTTTCAAACTTTTTTACAGCAAGAAAGTTAAATTTAGAGTAATAATTGAAGTATGACAAATATATACTTTGAAAGGGACGTTATAAATTGAGAATCTGGACCCTCATCTTTGTcccatataaaattttatacaaatttaaaattatttaatatattattaaaatcaaaaaaatttaatgatgtttaataataataaaaatatataaataattaattttaacatatttaataatatatcaaatgattttaaatatgtatgaaattttacatttattatctatatgatataaatttttaattcaaatctaaaaaaattagtaaagaaaaattaaaataaatagaaaagtaaaattaagataaataaaaaaattcgaaaagttaaaagaagtttGGATTGAAGTGATCTGAATCTATAACTGATTTTGTTCAAATCAAATGTTTGTATCTTTGGATCAATCAATGTCTttgttaagaaataaaaaataaaataaaaataatacaagaaTTTATGTGTTGGCATTTGCCTGTTTGCATTAGGACCGCGGAGGGGCCTAATTATATGGATTCTGATTTCTCAATTTCCAAAAGTTTGTGGACCAAAGCTTGTAAAATGCTAAACTTAAATTAGCACAACCGAATGTGGAGTAGCATGCACGTTAAGCTTACTTTAATTTCCTCAAGGTTGCTAGAAAATTTCTCACTGTATTTCTTACACCTCTTTTATCTTCACCTAAATCTTTCTTTGTCACATAAATGTTAACATGATAGGCAAGTAGTTGGACTttatacttataaaataaataattacaactttagtaattaataacttctaattaaaaatgaaagatataatttaaattcaaattttgattggATTTGAACTTAACAATATGAAGTTTTTTTAGTGGTCCGGTTAAATGTAGTGaaatacacatttaaaattaaaattgaactcCATGTCTGGGTGTTTTTTGTAATCACGGCTAAACCTAATCCTATGAGACATGGAATGTCATTTTCTACAAACCAAGGCGGACAATCCACTCCCTTTAATGCTCTTGTCCTCCCAACtagtgaatatatatataatcgtCATCTAATTTTACTTTTCACTCTCCTCaaacaaactatttatttgaaCGTTAAAGTGTGTATAGGAACCAACCCATCTctaattaaatttgaaacattgtttaaatattatagCTGACCATTCAATTTGGTCAAGTTCGGATTAGGAGGTAACGAAACTTTTTTTAGATGACCAGTTGAAAATTAAACAATGGTATAGTCGAGAGAGAA
This region of Cicer arietinum cultivar CDC Frontier isolate Library 1 chromosome 8, Cicar.CDCFrontier_v2.0, whole genome shotgun sequence genomic DNA includes:
- the LOC101498468 gene encoding peroxidase 51-like; the protein is MSQLNLILVYLLFLTLCLHPCPTYSQLSRHHYANSCPNVENIVREAVKKKFHQTFVTVPATLRLFFHDCFVQGCDGSILVSSTAHNRAERDHPDNLSLAGDGFDTVIKAKEAVDAVPLCMNKVSCADILAMATRDVIALAGGPYYEVELGRFDGLRSKDSDVSGRLPQPGFNLNQLNSLFANNGLTQTEMIALSGAHTVGFSHCNKFSNRVYNFNTKSRVDPTLDLQYAAELKTMCPRNVDPRVAIDMDPTTPKSFDNAYFKNLQKGKGLFTSDQVLFTDSRSKAAVNAFASSNKIFRANFVAAMTKLGRVGVKNAQNGNIRTDCAVI